The genomic stretch ATCTTCACCGGCTACCCGTTCGCCAGGGGCACGGTCGGCACCCTGGCCGGCGAGCGCACCGCCGGGACCGACGCCCTGGTGACCGCCGCGACCCTGGCCAGCCTGCTGCTGCGCGAGAACGTGGTCGCGCTCACCGTTCTCTGGCTGCTCAACATCGGCGAGTGGCTGCAGGACCTCACGCTGCGCCGGACGCGTGCCGCCATCTCCGCGCTGCTCGCCGGTACCCAGACCTCGGCGTGGGTGCTCCGGCCGGGGACCCCGGACGTCGAGGTCCAGGTCGAGCTCGCCCGGCTGCGAGTCGGCGACCACGTCGTGGTCCACGACCAGGCCACTCTCCCGGTCGACGGCGAGGTCGTCGACGGCGAGAGCGTCGTCGACCAGGCGGCCATCACCGGCGAGCCGCTGCCGGTGTCCGTCCGGCCTGGGTCTCGCGTGCACGCCGGCTCGGTCAACCTGCGTGGACGGATCGTGGTCCGGGCGACCGCCACCGGCTCGGACACCGCCATCGGCCGGATCATCGCCCGGGTCGAGCGGGCTCAGGGCGACCGGGCGCCGGTCCAGACGGTCGGCGAGACCTTCTCCGGCCGCTTCGTGCCGCTGTCGTTCGCCCTCGCCGGAGCCACCTGGCTGGTCACCGGCGACGTCCGCCGGGCCATGACGATGCTGCTGATCGCCTGCCCCTGCGCCGTGGGTCTGTCGACCCCCACGGCGGTCAGCGCCGCCATCGGCAACGGCGCGTCCCGCGGCGTGCTGATCAAGGGAGGCGCGCACCTGGAGGCGGCCGGCCGGGTGGACACGGTGGTGTTCGACAAGACCGGGACGCTCACCGTCGGGCGCCCGGTGGTCACCAACGTCGTCTCCTTCTCCCCGGCCTGGACGCCCGAGACGGTCCTGGGCTACGCCGCGAGCTCGGAGGTGCACAGCCGGCACCCGCTCGCCCAGGCGGTCATCCGCTCGACCGAGGAGCGGCACGTGTACATCCCGCCCCACGAGGAGTGCGAGGTGCTCCTCGGTCTGGGCATGCGCACCCAGGCCGACGGGCGCGTGCTCCTCCTGGGCAGCGAGGCCCTCATGGCCGACCAGGACGTGCCGGTGGCCGCGGAGGCGCTGGACTGGCTGGCCCAGCTGCGCGCGGCGACCGAGACCCCCTGCTGCTGGCAGTGGACGGCGAGCTCGTGGGGCTGGTCAGCCTGCGGGACGAGATCCGCCCCGAGGCCGCGCAGGTGCTGGCCACGCTGCGTGCCACGGGGGTCGAGCGCATCGTCATGCTGACCGGCGACCACGAGGCGACCGCGCAGGCCGTGGCGGGCTCGCTCGGCATCACCGAGTGGCGGGCGGAGACGCTGCCGGAGGACAAACAGGACGTCGTGACCGCCCTCAAGGCCGAGGGCCGCACGGTCGCCGTCGTGGGTGACGGGACCAACGACGCACCGGCCCTGGCCAGCGCGGACATCGGAATCGCCATGGGCGTCTCCGGAACCGACGTGGCCGTGGAGACCGCCGACGTCGCGCTCGTGGGCGACGACCTGAGGCATCTGCTCGACCTGCGCGACCTGGGCCGGCAGACCCTGCGGATCGTCCGCCAGAACTACGGCATGTCCATCGCCGTCAACGGGGCCGGTCTCCTGGTCGGAGCCGCCGGCGCACTGTCACCGGTGTTGGCAGCCGTACTGCACAACGCGTCGTCGGTAGCGGTGGCCGTCAACTCCGCCCGACTCGTCCGGTACCGGCGCACCATCGCGTCGGAACGGCTCGGATCGGGCGCACCGGCGGCGCGGTGAGCGGTGACCCACCGAGAGGCCGGGCGCCCGGCGGGCGGCAGTCGACGTGCCACCCGTGGAGGTTCCGCCGGGAAGCACCCGGAGCGTGAGAGCCTCGGTCGCCCGTGTGCGGCGACCCACCATCCCCGAGGAGACCGTACCGATGACGCCTGAGGCGCCGCCGTTGCGGGACGACGTCCACACCGGGGCGGATGCCGCTCCGCCCACGCGGCGCATCACCTCCGGCGACCTCCTCTTCCTTCTCCTGCTGATCCCGATCGCGCTGCACTTCGTGCGCCCCGACTGGTTCCAGGGCGCGGCACTGCGGGCGTGGTCGACGGTGTTCGTGGCGGTCTGCCTGCAGGCACTGCCGTTCCTGGTGTTCGGCGTCCTCCTGTCCGCGGCGATCACGGCCTTCGTCCCGGCGTCCTTCTTCGAGCGGGCCCTGCCGAGCCGCCCCAACGTCGCCGTCCCCGTCGCCGGCGCCGCCGGTGCGGTGCTGCCCGGCTGCGAGTGCGCCTCCGTACCTGTGGCGGGCAGCCTCGTCCGCCGAGGCGTGGCGCCGTCCGCGGCGCTGGCGTTCCTGCTCAGCGCGCCGGCCATCAACCCCGTCGTCGTCGTGGCGACCGTGGTCGCCTTCCCGGACGAACCCATGATGGCCGCAGGCAGGTTCATCGCGTCGCTGCTGGTGGCGCTGATCATGGGCTGGTTGTGGTCGGCGTTCGGACGCCCGTCCTGGCTACGGCTCTCCTCTCGGTCGCCATCGACCGCCGACGGCAGTCGCGCAGCGACCTTCGTGGGCACGGCGCAGCACGACTTCGCGCACGCCGGTGGGTTCCTCGTCGTCGGCGGCCTCACCGCGGCCACCCTCAACGTCGTCGTCCCGCGAGCCTGGCTGGACACCCTGGCCGGGTCGGTCGTGCTGTCGATCGTCGTGATGGCCCTTCTCGCCGTCATCCTCGCCATCTGTTCGGAGGCCGACGCCTTCGTGGCGGCCAGCCTCACCTCGTTCAGCCTCACCTCCCGGCTGGTCTTCCTCGTGGTGGGGCCGGTCGTGGACGTCAAGCTGATCGCGTTGCAGTCGGGCACCTTCGGCACGCGCTTCGCCGTGCGATTCGCCCCGGCCACGCTGGTCGTCGCCGTCGGTTGCGCCCTCCTCGTCGGGTGGGCGCTGCTGTGAAGGACGTCCCGTGGAACGGCTGACCCAGCACCTGCTGCTGGTCCTGCTGGGTGGGGTGACCCTGCGGACCGCCCTGACCGATGCGCACCTGGCCTACGTGCTGGCCGGGTTCCGCCCGCTCCTGGTCGGCGCGGGGGCCGTCCTCCTGGTGCTCGGCGCGGTCGGAGTAGTGCGCGACTGGCCACTGCGTCTCTCTGACGAGGAGGACGAGGACGTCGACGAGGACATCGACGAGGGTGGCGCCGGCGACCACGACCACCCGACGCACGGCCCCCCGAGGATCGCGTGGCTGCTCGTGCTGCCCGTCGCCGTCCTGCTCCTCGTCGCGCCGCCTGCCCTGGGCGCATACACGGCCGAGCGCCAGGCGCAGGCCGTCGTGGTGCCCGAGACCGACCGCGGCTCCTCCTGGCGCCTGGGTCCCGACGACGTCGGGGCCGACCACCGCTCGATGACGCTGCTGGAGTACTCCATGTACGCACTCGGCGGCGGAGAGGAGGCCCTGCGCGACCGATCGGTTCGGTTGACCGGGTTCGTACTCCCGCGCAGCGACGGCACCTGGTCGATCGCGCGCATCCGGATCAGCTGCTGCGCAGCGGACGCCGTGCCCGTCGGCGTCGTGGTCGCCGGCGACCAGGGAGACCTCGTGGCGGACCAGTGGGTGCAGATCATCGGCACCTGGGGGCCGGCCACGACGCACCCGGACGGCGGGTATCCCGAGCCGGTGATCGTGCCGGTCGAGGTGCGGGTGATCGACGCTCCGGAGAACCCCTACGAGGTCTGACGGCCCGAGCGCGCATGCGGGTCACCGATACGGGTCGGTGACCTCGCGCAGCCGCTCCAAGGCTGCCCGCAGCTGCGCCGTGGTCTCGGGGCCGAGGTGCGCCGTCCACTCGGCCTCCACCTCGGCCTCCACCTGCCGCGCCAGGGCGACCACCTGCTGTCCGCGCTCATCGATCCGCACCAGTCGCGCGCGCCCGTCGGTCGGGTCGGGCACCCGGCGGACGTAGCCGGCGCGCTCGAGCTGGTCGACCAGGTGACCGGCGGTCTGCTTCGTCACCAGCGACTGCTCGGCGAGGTCGGTCAGCCGGGTGCCGTCCGGGCCGATGCGTGCGGCGATCCGGGCCTGCGCCGGCGTGAGATCGTCCATCCCGGCCGCGGCGAGCGCCGCGAGCACTCGGGCCTCCATGGCCCGGGACGGGTAGAAGCAGAGCAGGCCGAGGTTCTGCCGCTCCTCCGTTGCCACGCGCACGATCCCCCTTGACGTTGGTCAGAACATCGAACCAAGATGGTCAGGACATCGTACCAAGTGCAGGGGGCGACATGGACGTCGACCAGATCTGGGCGGCCATCGACGCGGAACGGTCGAGCCTGGCCGACCTGCTCGAGGACCTCTCGCCGTCCGAGTGGCGCACGCCCCCGCTGTGCGACGCCTGGCGGGTCGGCGACGTCGCCGCCCACCTGACCCTCGCCCATGCGGGCTACCGCGACGTGTTCACCGCCGCCCTTCGCGCGCGGGGGAACTTCGACCGCATGATCCGGGACGAGGCCCTGCGGGCTGCCTCCCTGCCGCAGGAGGAGTATCCGCGCCGGCTGCGGGCGATGCTGGGCTCGCGGCGCACCGCTCCCTTCCTCACGCCCAAGCAGCCCCTCCTCGACGTGCTGGTCCACGGGCAGGACATCACGGTCCCGCTGGGCCGCTCCCGTCCCATGCCGGCCGCGGCGGCAGCCGTGGCCGCCCAGGCGGCGTGGGACGTCGGCTTCCCGTTCCGCGCCCGCCGGCGACTGGCCGGGCTCCGGCTCACCGCGACCGACGCCGACTGGACCGTCGGGTCGGGCGCACAGGTGGAGGGCCCCATCGCGGCCCTCCTGCTCCTGCTCACCGGCCGCCAGGCCGCCCTCGACCAGCTCACCGGCGACGGCGTGCGCACCCTGCGGCGCCGCGAGGAGATGAGGAGACCGTCATGACCTGGGGTGTGATCGTCGACGTGCCGGCGCCGGTGGAGGTCTACGACGCGATGCACGCCCGCCTCCTGGAACGGACCGGCGGCTCGGTCGAGGGCCTGCTGGTCCACCTCGCCCGGGAGACCGGCAGCGGGTTCCAGATCGTCGAGGTGTGGGAGTCGCAGGCCGCCTACGAGCGGAGCACGACCGAGATCGTCGGCCCGATCGCGCGGGAGCTCACCGGCGACGCCCCGCCGCCGTCTTCGGCCGACACCGCGCGGACGTTCGAGGTGCGCGGCCTGGTGCTCCCCCGCGCGCAGATCGCCGTCTGAGGGGGTCAGCTCCGGTCGCGCAGGGCCCGCAGTGCGGACTTGCGCGCGTCACCGGTGAGCCGGTCGAGGAAGACCTTGCCGTCGAGGTGGTCGACCTCGTGCTGCAGGCAGCGGGCCATGAGGCCCTCCCCTCCAGCCGCAGCGGCTTGCCGTCGACGTCGAAGCCCTCCACGACGGCGTGCATCGCGCGCACCGTCGGCGCCCAGATGCCGGGCACCGAGAGACAACCTTCGTCGCCGTCCTGCGTCTCCTCCGACAGCTCGACGATGGTCGGGTTGACCATGTGCCCGATCTCGCCGTCGATGTTGTAGGAGAACGCGCGCACGCCCACGCCGATCTGTGGAGCGGCGAGCCCGGCCCGGCCCGGGTGGTCGACGGTCTCGAGGAGGTCCCGGATCAGGCTGGCCAGCCAGCCGTCGAACGCCTTGACCTCGTCGGCGGGGGTGCGCAGGACCGGGTCACCGAGCTCTCGGATGGGACGGATCGTCACGCCCGGCAGTCTCTCAGCCGCTCGCCCCGGCCTCGACCGGCCCTCCCGCCGTACGAGTCAGCGGCCGACCAGCACCATCTCGTCGCGGTGCACGACCTCCCGCCGGTGCTCCGGCGGCAGGTCGGCGGTCTTGCGACCGAGCAGCCCGGGCATCTCGCGGGCGTCGTAGGCGACCAGACCGCGGGCGACCACGGCGCCGTCCGGCCCGACCAGCTCCACCGGGTCGTCGGCGAGGAAGTCACCGGCGAGCCCGGTGATGCCCGCCGCCAGCAGCGAGGCGTGCCGCTCCAGGACGGCGCGGACGGCGCCCTCGTCGAGGAGCAGCCGGCCGCGTGGCCGGCTGGCGTAGCGCAGCCAGAACTGACGCGCGCCGGGACGCCGACCGGTCGCCGGGAAGAGGGTGCCCACCCGCTCCCCGCCAGGGCGGCCGCGGCCTGGGCGGTCGAGGTCACGACGACCGGCACGCCCGCCTGGGCGGCGATCAACGCGGCCTCGACCTTGGTCGCCATGCCGCCGGTGCCGACGCCGTTGCGCTTGGCGGTGCCGAGGGTGACCGCGGCGAGGTCATCCGGGCCGGTGACCGTGTCGATCAGCTGCGCGGGGCCGACCCGTGGATCGCCGTCGTAGAGGCCGTCGACGTCCGAGAGCAGCACCAGGGCGTCGGCCTGCGCCACGTGCGCGACCAGGGCGGCGAGCCGGTCGTTGTCGCCGAACCGGATCTCCTCGGTCGCGACCGTGTCGTTCTCGTTGACGATCGGCAGCGCGCCCAGGGCGAGGAGGCGCTCCACGGTCCGGTGCGCGTTGCGGTAGTGGCTGCGCCGGGTCAGGTCGTCGGCGGTGAGCAGCACCTGCCCGACGGTGATCCGGTGCCGGGCGAAGGCGTCGGCGTAGGTCTGCACCAGCCGGAGCTGGCCGACGCTGGCCGCGGCCTGGGCCGTCGCGAGGTCCCGCGGGCGGCCACCGATGCCCAGCGGCGCGAGCCCCGCGGCGATCGCGCCCGAGGACACCAGGACGACCTCCCGGCCGGAGGCCCGCACCGCTCCGAGGACGTCGACCAGCGCTGCCAGGCGGCCGGCGTCCAGCCCCCCGGCAGCGTGGTGAGGGACGACGAGCCCACCTTCACGACCACCCGCCGCGCGCCGGCGAGCTCCGGCCGCGTCACGTCCGGTCGTCCGGGATGTCGCCGTCGGTCCAGGTGTCCTCGCTGAGCTCGTAGGGCACCCGGCGAGCCCGCTTGGCCGCCAGCCGCTCCTCGGCGCGCACCCGGTGCGGCGCGTCGACGCGCGCATCGGTGCCGCGGCCGCCGAGACCCGCCGACTCCTCGACGGTGAGCGTTCCGGCGGGCAGCGTCGGGACCCAGTCGAAGGTGACCCCGCCGATCGTGACGGCGTCGCCCTCCACCGCACCGGCCTTGGCCAGCTCCTCCTCGACGCCCAGCCGGTTGAGCCGGTCGGCGAGGAAGCCGACGGCCTCGTCGTTGGTGAAGTCCGTCTGCCGCACCCAGCGCTCGGGCCGCACGCCGCGGACGACGAAAGCGGCTGGATCCTCCGGGTCGCGCTCGACCGTGAAGCCCGAGTCGTCGACGGCCTTCGGCGTGACGGTGATCCGCGCGGGCTCCATCGGGGGCAGGCTCGCCCGGTGCTCCTCGACCGCCGCGGCGAGCGCGTAGCCGAACTCGGCCAGCCCCTCGCCGGTCGCCGCGCTCACCGCGTACACCGCCAAGCCGCGCTTCTCGAGGCTGTCGCGGACGAGGTCCACCAGCTCCCGCGCGTCCGGCACGTCGATCTTGTTGAGGACGGCGATCCGCAGTCGCCCGACCAGGTCGAGCTCGTCCCCGCCGTACTCGGCGAGCTCGTGCTCGAGCGCGTCGATGTCGGTTTCGGGGTCGCGGCCGGGCTCCATGGTGGCCATGTCGACGACGTGCACCAGGACGGCGCAGCGCTCGACGTGCCGGAGGAACTGCACACCCAGGCCCTTGCCGGTGGACGCGCCGGGAATGAGCCCCGGGACGTCGGCCATCGTGTAGACCGTGTCGCCCGAGCGGATCACGCCCAGGTTCGGCACGAGCGTGGTGAACGGGTAGTCGGCGATCTTCGGCCGGGCCGCGGACATGGCGGCGACGAGCGACGACTTGCCCGCCGACGGGAAGCCGACCAGGCCGACGTCGGCGATGCTCTTCAGCTCGATGACCGCGTCGAAGGCCTCGCCCTCCTCGCCGAGCAGCGCGAAGCCGGGGGCCTTGCGGCGGGCGTTGGCCAGCGCCGCGTTGCCGAGTCCGCCCTTGCCGCCCCTCGCGAGGACGACGCGCGTGCCGGCGCCGACGAGGTCGGCGATCTGGCGGCCGTCGGGGGTGCTCACGACGGTGCCGGCAGGCACGCGCAGGACCTTGTCCTCGCCGCGGGCGCCGTGCCGGTTGCTGCCCTCGCCGGGGCGGCCGTTGCCGGCCTTCTGGTGCGGGCGGTGGTGGAAGTCGAGGAGCGTGTGGACGTTCGGGTCGACCTCGAGGACGACGTCCCCGCCGTCGCCGCCGTTGCCGCCGTCGGGACCGCCGAGGGGCTTGAACTTCTCGCGGTGGATCGAGGAGACGCCGTGCCCGCCGTTGCCGGCTGCCACGTGCACGACTACCCGATCGACGAAAGCGGCCATGCTCTACCTACCAAGCGCCGCGAGCGCACGGGCCCGATCGCCCGTGCGCTCGACGGCGTGTGACTGAGGGGTGGTTCAGGCGTCGACAGCGGTGATGGAGACGGTCTTGCGTCCCCGCCGCGTGCCGAAGGTGACCGCACCGGCCTCGAGGGCGAACAGCGTGTCGTCGCCACCGCGGCCGACGCCCAGGCCCGGGTGGAAGTGGGTGCCGCGCTGGCGCACGATGATCTCGCCGGCCTTGACGACCTGGCCACCGAAGCGCTTCACGCCCAGGCGCTGGGAGTTCGAGTCGCGACCGTTACGGGACGACGAGGCGCCCTTCTTGTGTGCCATGTCGGCCTCAGCCCTTCGAGGTGTCTGTGCTGATGTCGGTGACCACGAGGCTGGTCAGGGGCTGACGGTGCCCCTGCCGCTTGTGGTAGCCGGTCTTGTTCTTGAACTTG from Blastococcus sp. PRF04-17 encodes the following:
- a CDS encoding heavy metal translocating P-type ATPase; translated protein: MRPRIVADAGGRMRLSAPALIGSAARAVHVENALDEIPGVLAAHAYPITGTVVVFVGPGADPEEILTAIAAVEELPADAVADRAPRSADVATIDLVRIGVGGAALVLLGVRRYGLRRPPLLSGRSRFAATVVTIFTGYPFARGTVGTLAGERTAGTDALVTAATLASLLLRENVVALTVLWLLNIGEWLQDLTLRRTRAAISALLAGTQTSAWVLRPGTPDVEVQVELARLRVGDHVVVHDQATLPVDGEVVDGESVVDQAAITGEPLPVSVRPGSRVHAGSVNLRGRIVVRATATGSDTAIGRIIARVERAQGDRAPVQTVGETFSGRFVPLSFALAGATWLVTGDVRRAMTMLLIACPCAVGLSTPTAVSAAIGNGASRGVLIKGGAHLEAAGRVDTVVFDKTGTLTVGRPVVTNVVSFSPAWTPETVLGYAASSEVHSRHPLAQAVIRSTEERHVYIPPHEECEVLLGLGMRTQADGRVLLLGSEALMADQDVPVAAEALDWLAQLRAATETPCCWQWTASSWGWSACGTRSAPRPRRCWPRCVPRGSSASSC
- a CDS encoding HAD-IC family P-type ATPase; this encodes MGLVSLRDEIRPEAAQVLATLRATGVERIVMLTGDHEATAQAVAGSLGITEWRAETLPEDKQDVVTALKAEGRTVAVVGDGTNDAPALASADIGIAMGVSGTDVAVETADVALVGDDLRHLLDLRDLGRQTLRIVRQNYGMSIAVNGAGLLVGAAGALSPVLAAVLHNASSVAVAVNSARLVRYRRTIASERLGSGAPAAR
- a CDS encoding permease yields the protein MTPEAPPLRDDVHTGADAAPPTRRITSGDLLFLLLLIPIALHFVRPDWFQGAALRAWSTVFVAVCLQALPFLVFGVLLSAAITAFVPASFFERALPSRPNVAVPVAGAAGAVLPGCECASVPVAGSLVRRGVAPSAALAFLLSAPAINPVVVVATVVAFPDEPMMAAGRFIASLLVALIMGWLWSAFGRPSWLRLSSRSPSTADGSRAATFVGTAQHDFAHAGGFLVVGGLTAATLNVVVPRAWLDTLAGSVVLSIVVMALLAVILAICSEADAFVAASLTSFSLTSRLVFLVVGPVVDVKLIALQSGTFGTRFAVRFAPATLVVAVGCALLVGWALL
- a CDS encoding TIGR03943 family putative permease subunit — translated: MERLTQHLLLVLLGGVTLRTALTDAHLAYVLAGFRPLLVGAGAVLLVLGAVGVVRDWPLRLSDEEDEDVDEDIDEGGAGDHDHPTHGPPRIAWLLVLPVAVLLLVAPPALGAYTAERQAQAVVVPETDRGSSWRLGPDDVGADHRSMTLLEYSMYALGGGEEALRDRSVRLTGFVLPRSDGTWSIARIRISCCAADAVPVGVVVAGDQGDLVADQWVQIIGTWGPATTHPDGGYPEPVIVPVEVRVIDAPENPYEV
- a CDS encoding MarR family winged helix-turn-helix transcriptional regulator, with amino-acid sequence MATEERQNLGLLCFYPSRAMEARVLAALAAAGMDDLTPAQARIAARIGPDGTRLTDLAEQSLVTKQTAGHLVDQLERAGYVRRVPDPTDGRARLVRIDERGQQVVALARQVEAEVEAEWTAHLGPETTAQLRAALERLREVTDPYR
- a CDS encoding maleylpyruvate isomerase family mycothiol-dependent enzyme, yielding MDVDQIWAAIDAERSSLADLLEDLSPSEWRTPPLCDAWRVGDVAAHLTLAHAGYRDVFTAALRARGNFDRMIRDEALRAASLPQEEYPRRLRAMLGSRRTAPFLTPKQPLLDVLVHGQDITVPLGRSRPMPAAAAAVAAQAAWDVGFPFRARRRLAGLRLTATDADWTVGSGAQVEGPIAALLLLLTGRQAALDQLTGDGVRTLRRREEMRRPS
- a CDS encoding PUA domain-containing protein; amino-acid sequence: MGTLFPATGRRPGARQFWLRYASRPRGRLLLDEGAVRAVLERHASLLAAGITGLAGDFLADDPVELVGPDGAVVARGLVAYDAREMPGLLGRKTADLPPEHRREVVHRDEMVLVGR
- the obgE gene encoding GTPase ObgE — protein: MAAFVDRVVVHVAAGNGGHGVSSIHREKFKPLGGPDGGNGGDGGDVVLEVDPNVHTLLDFHHRPHQKAGNGRPGEGSNRHGARGEDKVLRVPAGTVVSTPDGRQIADLVGAGTRVVLARGGKGGLGNAALANARRKAPGFALLGEEGEAFDAVIELKSIADVGLVGFPSAGKSSLVAAMSAARPKIADYPFTTLVPNLGVIRSGDTVYTMADVPGLIPGASTGKGLGVQFLRHVERCAVLVHVVDMATMEPGRDPETDIDALEHELAEYGGDELDLVGRLRIAVLNKIDVPDARELVDLVRDSLEKRGLAVYAVSAATGEGLAEFGYALAAAVEEHRASLPPMEPARITVTPKAVDDSGFTVERDPEDPAAFVVRGVRPERWVRQTDFTNDEAVGFLADRLNRLGVEEELAKAGAVEGDAVTIGGVTFDWVPTLPAGTLTVEESAGLGGRGTDARVDAPHRVRAEERLAAKRARRVPYELSEDTWTDGDIPDDRT
- the rpmA gene encoding 50S ribosomal protein L27, coding for MAHKKGASSSRNGRDSNSQRLGVKRFGGQVVKAGEIIVRQRGTHFHPGLGVGRGGDDTLFALEAGAVTFGTRRGRKTVSITAVDA